A section of the Rummeliibacillus pycnus genome encodes:
- the purB gene encoding adenylosuccinate lyase codes for MIARYTRPEMGAIWTDENRYQAWLEVEILACEAWSELGEIPKEDVAKIRENATFDIDRILEIEKDTRHDVVAFTRAVSESLGEERKWVHYGLTSTDVVDTALSYQLKQANAILRKDIENFIEILATKAKEHKYTVMMGRTHGVHAEPTTFGLKLALWYEEMKRNLQRFEAAAKTIETGKISGAVGTYANIDPFVEQYVCEKLGLQAAPISTQTLQRDRHAEYIAALALIATSIEKFATEIRGLQKSETREVEEFFAKGQKGSSAMPHKRNPIGSENMVGMARVIRGHMVTAFENVSLWHERDISHSSAERIILPDTTIGLNYMLNRFGNIVKNLTVFPENMKRNMGRTFGLIYSQRVLLALIDKGLVREEAYDTVQPLTAKAWDEQIQFRELVDADEKITSYLSKEELDDCFDYHHHLKQVDMIFERLGLN; via the coding sequence GCATGGTCAGAACTTGGTGAAATTCCAAAAGAAGATGTTGCGAAAATTCGCGAGAATGCAACTTTTGATATCGACCGTATATTAGAAATTGAAAAAGACACTCGCCACGATGTAGTAGCCTTTACACGTGCTGTATCTGAGTCACTTGGTGAAGAGCGCAAATGGGTACATTATGGCTTAACTTCAACAGATGTTGTGGATACTGCTCTTTCATACCAACTAAAACAAGCAAATGCAATCTTACGAAAAGATATTGAAAACTTTATCGAAATTTTAGCTACAAAAGCAAAAGAACATAAGTACACAGTTATGATGGGCCGTACTCACGGTGTACATGCTGAACCAACAACTTTTGGTTTAAAACTTGCACTTTGGTATGAAGAGATGAAACGTAACTTACAACGTTTTGAAGCAGCAGCTAAAACAATTGAAACTGGTAAAATTTCTGGAGCTGTTGGTACGTATGCCAACATCGATCCATTTGTTGAACAATATGTTTGTGAAAAATTAGGATTACAAGCAGCACCAATTTCAACACAGACTTTACAACGTGATCGTCACGCTGAATATATTGCAGCACTTGCATTAATCGCTACTTCTATTGAAAAATTCGCAACAGAAATCCGAGGACTACAAAAATCAGAAACTCGTGAAGTAGAAGAATTCTTTGCAAAAGGCCAAAAAGGTTCTTCAGCAATGCCTCATAAACGGAACCCAATCGGTTCTGAAAACATGGTTGGTATGGCTCGTGTTATCCGTGGGCATATGGTTACTGCATTCGAGAACGTTTCTTTATGGCATGAACGTGATATCTCACATTCATCTGCAGAACGTATTATCTTACCAGATACAACAATCGGTTTAAATTATATGTTAAATCGTTTCGGTAATATTGTGAAAAACCTAACAGTATTCCCAGAAAACATGAAACGTAATATGGGACGTACTTTTGGTTTGATTTATTCACAACGTGTGTTACTTGCATTGATCGACAAGGGTCTTGTACGTGAGGAAGCATATGATACAGTTCAACCATTAACTGCAAAAGCTTGGGATGAACAAATTCAATTCCGCGAACTTGTCGATGCAGATGAGAAAATCACTTCTTATCTTTCAAAAGAAGAACTAGATGATTGCTTCGATTATCATCACCATCTAAAACAAGTAGATATGATTTTCGAACGTCTAGGATTGAACTAA